Proteins from a genomic interval of Nocardioidaceae bacterium:
- a CDS encoding NADPH:quinone oxidoreductase family protein — protein sequence MRAVRVTSLDGPRALEVADIEEPGEDGPFGPQVLVEAKAVGVSWPDLLLTKGEYQMKPELPFTLGVDYAGVVRSAPDGSGFSPGDRVAGVLGNGAAAEVVATGVENVFPLPDAMSFAQGAAIPMNYLTAHFALKERAGLAEGETVLVNGASGGVGTATIQVAKGMGARVLALTSTQDKADFAREAGADEALLIDGFRDRVKELTDGRGVDVLLDVVGGDLFTDSLRSLAPQGRLLVVGFTGGDIPQVKVNRLLLNNVDVRGVGWGAYAMVREGYMRSQWDDLVPMMESGVIDPPIGSTYTLEQFGEALVEMDERKTLGKSILEV from the coding sequence ATGCGAGCCGTACGTGTCACGAGCCTGGACGGGCCCCGAGCCCTCGAGGTCGCCGACATCGAGGAGCCGGGCGAGGACGGGCCGTTCGGTCCGCAGGTGCTGGTCGAGGCGAAGGCGGTCGGTGTCAGCTGGCCGGACCTGCTGCTGACCAAGGGCGAGTACCAGATGAAGCCCGAGCTGCCGTTCACCCTCGGGGTGGACTACGCCGGCGTCGTACGCTCCGCGCCGGACGGCTCCGGCTTCAGCCCCGGCGACCGCGTCGCGGGTGTGCTCGGCAACGGGGCGGCCGCGGAGGTCGTCGCGACCGGGGTCGAGAACGTGTTCCCGCTGCCCGACGCCATGAGCTTCGCCCAGGGTGCGGCGATCCCGATGAACTACCTCACCGCCCACTTCGCGCTCAAGGAGCGCGCCGGCCTCGCCGAGGGCGAGACCGTGCTGGTCAACGGCGCCTCCGGCGGTGTCGGCACCGCGACGATCCAGGTCGCCAAGGGCATGGGCGCCCGGGTGCTCGCGCTGACCTCGACCCAGGACAAGGCCGACTTCGCGCGCGAGGCCGGCGCCGACGAGGCCCTGCTGATCGACGGCTTCCGTGACCGGGTCAAGGAGCTGACCGACGGCCGCGGCGTCGACGTGCTGCTCGACGTGGTCGGCGGGGACCTCTTCACCGACTCGCTGCGCTCGCTGGCACCGCAGGGCCGCCTGCTGGTGGTCGGGTTCACCGGCGGTGACATCCCGCAGGTCAAGGTCAACCGGCTGCTCCTCAACAACGTCGACGTGCGCGGCGTCGGGTGGGGGGCGTACGCGATGGTGCGCGAGGGCTACATGCGCAGCCAGTGGGACGACCTCGTGCCGATGATGGAGTCCGGTGTCATCGACCCCCCGATCGGGTCGACCTACACGCTCGAGCAGTTCGGCGAGGCGCTGGTGGAGATGGACGAGCGGAAGACGTTGGGCAAGAGCATCCTGGAGGTCTGA
- a CDS encoding peptidase M13, whose product MLDDARDGFDHDVRPQDDLFGHVNGSWLATAEIPEDRSSWGPFVTLSDRAEQQVKQLVDDITAAVDQGRGADDVDDEDRKIADLYASFMDTDRIAALGTTPLRDLLTWADEVTDVASLSGVLGRAERVGSGGLFGSYVNTDAKDSDRYLFHIGQGGLGLPDESYYREEKFAETREKYEAYLTSMFALAGLDESASDGRTPAQRAAAVLAVETRLASGHWERAETRDIQKTYNLRSRDELVALCPAFDFAAYVDGLRGYQSGEHETLREVVVRQPSYLEHLSSALEEVDVADWRDWLRIRLVRSMAAYLPEEFVETNFDFYGRTLAGTPQMRARWKRGVSFVEGAIGEAVGKRYVARHFPPVAKERMDELVANLLEAYRRSITDLDWMSEDTKTRAFDKLDKFTPKIGYPEEFRDYSALEVDRGDLLANARAASAFATDRELRKVGSPVDRAEWFMLPQTVNAYYNPGTNEICFPAGILQRPFFDAEVPDAENYGGIGAVIGHEIGHGFDDQGAQYDGDGNLEDWWTPADKERFGEKSKALISQYDGLEPRNLPGEKVNGSLTVGENIGDLGGLTIAIKAYRIACEDTDLTPEEVTDGVRDLMLSWAHVWRTKRRRELDLQYLTVDPHSPPEFRANIVRNVEEFHQIFETRPGDGLWLEEDQRVAIW is encoded by the coding sequence ATGCTCGACGACGCCCGCGACGGGTTCGACCACGACGTACGCCCCCAGGACGACCTCTTCGGCCATGTCAACGGGTCCTGGCTCGCCACCGCCGAGATCCCCGAGGACCGGTCGTCGTGGGGGCCGTTCGTCACGCTGAGCGACCGCGCGGAGCAGCAGGTCAAGCAGCTCGTCGACGACATCACCGCCGCGGTGGACCAGGGGCGGGGCGCGGATGACGTGGATGACGAGGACCGCAAGATCGCCGACCTGTACGCCTCCTTCATGGACACCGATCGCATCGCCGCACTCGGCACCACCCCGCTGCGCGACCTGCTGACGTGGGCCGACGAGGTGACGGACGTCGCGTCCCTGTCGGGCGTGCTGGGACGGGCCGAGCGGGTCGGCTCCGGCGGGCTGTTCGGCTCCTACGTCAACACCGACGCGAAGGACTCAGACCGCTACCTGTTCCACATCGGCCAGGGCGGCCTCGGGCTGCCCGACGAGTCCTACTACCGCGAGGAGAAGTTCGCGGAAACCAGGGAGAAGTACGAGGCGTACCTGACCTCGATGTTCGCCCTCGCCGGGCTCGACGAGTCCGCCTCCGACGGGCGTACGCCGGCCCAGCGCGCGGCCGCCGTCCTCGCGGTGGAGACGCGGCTGGCGTCGGGCCACTGGGAGCGGGCGGAGACCCGCGACATCCAGAAGACCTACAACCTGCGCAGCCGCGACGAGCTGGTGGCGCTGTGCCCGGCCTTCGACTTCGCGGCGTACGTCGACGGCCTGCGCGGCTACCAGTCGGGCGAGCACGAGACGCTCCGTGAGGTCGTGGTGCGTCAGCCGTCCTACCTCGAGCACCTCTCGAGCGCGCTGGAGGAGGTCGACGTCGCGGACTGGCGTGACTGGCTGCGCATCCGCCTGGTGCGGTCGATGGCCGCCTACCTGCCCGAGGAGTTCGTGGAGACGAACTTCGACTTCTACGGTCGGACGCTCGCGGGCACCCCGCAGATGCGGGCGCGGTGGAAGCGCGGCGTCTCCTTCGTCGAGGGTGCGATCGGTGAGGCCGTCGGCAAGCGGTACGTCGCCCGTCACTTCCCACCCGTGGCGAAGGAGCGGATGGACGAGCTGGTGGCGAACCTCCTCGAGGCGTACCGGCGCTCGATCACCGACCTCGACTGGATGAGCGAGGACACCAAGACCCGCGCCTTCGACAAGCTCGACAAGTTCACGCCGAAGATCGGCTACCCCGAGGAGTTCCGCGACTACTCCGCCCTCGAGGTCGACCGCGGCGACCTGCTCGCGAACGCTCGCGCCGCGTCGGCGTTCGCGACCGACCGGGAGCTGCGCAAGGTCGGCTCGCCGGTGGACCGCGCGGAGTGGTTCATGCTGCCGCAGACCGTCAACGCCTACTACAACCCCGGCACCAACGAGATCTGCTTCCCCGCCGGCATTCTGCAGCGGCCGTTCTTCGACGCCGAGGTGCCCGACGCGGAGAACTACGGCGGCATCGGGGCGGTCATCGGTCACGAGATCGGTCACGGCTTCGACGACCAGGGCGCGCAGTACGACGGCGACGGCAACCTCGAGGACTGGTGGACGCCCGCCGACAAGGAGCGCTTCGGCGAGAAGTCGAAGGCCCTGATCAGCCAGTACGACGGTCTCGAGCCCCGCAACCTGCCCGGCGAGAAGGTCAACGGGTCGTTGACCGTCGGCGAGAACATCGGCGACCTCGGTGGACTCACGATCGCCATCAAGGCCTACCGCATCGCCTGCGAGGACACCGACCTGACGCCTGAGGAGGTCACCGACGGTGTCCGCGACCTCATGCTCAGCTGGGCCCACGTGTGGCGCACCAAGCGGCGCCGCGAGCTCGACCTGCAGTACCTGACCGTCGACCCCCACTCGCCGCCGGAGTTCCGCGCCAACATCGTGCGCAACGTCGAGGAGTTCCACCAGATCTTCGAGACCCGACCGGGCGACGGCCTGTGGCTGGAGGAGGACCAGCGGGTCGCCATCTGGTGA
- a CDS encoding TetR family transcriptional regulator — MSSLRRPPAPVVYDRLLDEAAQFLIEHGWGAVTMAKLADRVGVSRQTVYNTVGGKQDLAEALVMRELASFLALVDAELGQGDDLVDAIRRTAEQVFRAAAHNPLLRYTLSATHGKDADELLPLLTTQSEPLLVAATEAVTAHVPRFALPLSERETRIGVETVVRLVLSHVMQPSSSPEDAAADLAWIASQVLHG, encoded by the coding sequence ATGTCCTCCTTGCGCCGGCCGCCCGCCCCGGTGGTCTACGACCGGCTGCTCGACGAGGCGGCCCAGTTCCTCATCGAGCACGGGTGGGGGGCGGTGACGATGGCGAAGCTCGCCGACCGCGTCGGCGTCAGCCGGCAGACCGTCTACAACACCGTCGGAGGCAAGCAGGACCTCGCCGAGGCGCTGGTGATGCGCGAGCTCGCCAGCTTCCTCGCGCTGGTCGACGCGGAGCTCGGGCAGGGCGACGACCTGGTCGACGCGATCCGGCGCACGGCCGAGCAGGTCTTCCGGGCCGCCGCGCACAACCCGCTGCTGCGCTACACGCTCTCGGCGACGCACGGCAAGGACGCCGACGAGCTCCTCCCGCTGCTGACGACCCAGTCCGAGCCGCTGCTGGTCGCGGCCACCGAGGCGGTCACCGCGCACGTGCCGCGCTTCGCGCTGCCGCTGAGCGAGCGGGAGACCCGCATCGGGGTCGAGACCGTCGTACGCCTCGTGCTCAGCCACGTGATGCAGCCGAGCTCCTCGCCCGAGGACGCGGCGGCCGACCTCGCTTGGATCGCCTCGCAGGTGCTGCACGGCTGA
- a CDS encoding PQQ-dependent sugar dehydrogenase encodes MTEQPRVRRPFRLLAAAASLVTLAAGLAACGDDTDTGPEAGVPDLRVRTVASGLSVPWDVAVLPGGPLLVTERESTRLMVVRGGTAREVGRPGNAWASGETGLMSVALDKRFGRNDRFYTCRGWTDGSRTDVRVTAWRMNEDYTRARETGVVIDGFPTSSGRHGGCRLEILRDGSMLVGTGDAALSSTPQDKRSLGGKTLRLNPRTGQPYAKNPWVNARNENRRYVWTYGHRNLQGLAQRRDGTLWSAEHGPDRDDEVNLLRKGGNYGWDPGPGYDEGVPMTDRSLPGRQIGARWSSGVPTLAVSGADWVRGKRWGRLNGTLAVAGLKSSRLVFMKFDRDGELRWTRSPAALQQDGRLRSVQTTKNGALLVTTSNGSNDKVLRVVPGGGGS; translated from the coding sequence GTGACCGAGCAGCCCCGCGTACGCCGTCCCTTCCGCCTGCTCGCCGCCGCCGCGTCGCTCGTGACGCTGGCCGCCGGCCTCGCCGCGTGCGGGGACGACACCGACACCGGCCCCGAGGCAGGCGTGCCCGACCTGCGGGTACGCACGGTCGCCTCGGGGCTGTCTGTGCCCTGGGACGTGGCGGTGCTGCCCGGTGGGCCGCTGCTGGTCACCGAGCGCGAGAGCACCCGGCTGATGGTGGTGCGGGGAGGCACGGCACGGGAGGTCGGTCGACCGGGCAACGCGTGGGCCTCGGGCGAGACGGGCCTGATGTCGGTGGCGCTGGACAAGCGCTTCGGGCGCAACGACCGCTTCTACACGTGCCGGGGCTGGACCGACGGCTCGCGCACCGACGTCCGCGTCACGGCCTGGCGCATGAACGAGGACTACACCAGGGCTCGTGAGACCGGTGTCGTCATCGACGGTTTCCCGACCAGCTCGGGCCGGCACGGCGGCTGTCGCCTGGAGATCCTTCGCGACGGCTCGATGCTCGTCGGCACCGGTGACGCCGCACTGAGCTCGACCCCGCAGGACAAGCGGTCCCTCGGGGGCAAGACGCTGCGCCTGAACCCGCGCACGGGCCAGCCGTACGCGAAGAACCCCTGGGTCAACGCCCGCAACGAGAACCGGCGCTACGTCTGGACCTATGGGCACCGCAACCTCCAGGGCCTGGCGCAGCGCCGCGACGGCACCCTGTGGTCGGCCGAGCACGGACCGGACCGCGACGACGAGGTCAACCTGCTGCGCAAGGGCGGCAACTACGGCTGGGACCCCGGCCCGGGCTACGACGAGGGCGTCCCGATGACCGACCGGTCGCTGCCGGGTCGCCAGATCGGCGCGCGCTGGAGCTCCGGGGTGCCGACGCTGGCGGTCTCGGGAGCCGACTGGGTCCGCGGCAAGCGGTGGGGTCGGCTCAACGGCACCCTGGCGGTCGCCGGACTCAAGTCCAGCCGGCTGGTCTTCATGAAGTTCGACCGCGACGGCGAACTGCGCTGGACCAGGAGCCCGGCCGCGCTGCAGCAGGACGGTCGGCTGCGCTCGGTGCAGACCACGAAGAACGGCGCCCTGCTCGTGACGACCTCCAACGGGTCGAACGACAAGGTGCTGCGTGTCGTGCCCGGTGGAGGAGGCTCATGA
- a CDS encoding SigE family RNA polymerase sigma factor, with the protein MAGCHQRLFNVAYALCGNRQDAEDLLQVTLEKIYSRWSKVDADVDDPYAYARRTLTHAHISERRRARWRRERTGEVPEQPARHDVPEDRLALQQALAKLPPRQRQAVVLRHLEDLSVAETAELMRCGEGTVKRSAYDGLRALRRDLDPSFRNDQEEAR; encoded by the coding sequence GTGGCCGGATGCCACCAGCGGCTCTTCAACGTGGCGTACGCCCTGTGCGGCAACCGGCAGGACGCGGAGGACCTCCTCCAGGTGACGCTGGAGAAGATCTACAGCCGCTGGTCCAAGGTCGACGCCGACGTCGACGACCCCTACGCGTACGCCCGGCGCACCCTCACCCACGCCCACATCAGCGAGCGGCGGCGGGCACGGTGGCGTCGCGAACGGACCGGCGAGGTGCCCGAGCAGCCCGCGAGGCACGACGTGCCCGAGGACCGCCTCGCCCTGCAGCAGGCGCTGGCGAAGCTGCCCCCGCGACAGCGGCAGGCCGTCGTGCTGCGCCACCTCGAGGACCTCTCGGTCGCCGAGACCGCCGAGCTCATGCGCTGCGGTGAGGGCACCGTCAAGCGGTCCGCGTACGACGGGCTCCGTGCCCTGCGGCGCGATCTCGACCCCTCTTTCCGCAACGACCAGGAGGAGGCCCGATGA
- a CDS encoding prolyl oligopeptidase family serine peptidase: MTTIPYGAWPSPISAASLASGSSTASDPRVVDGDLLWQESRDGGRVVLVRRSLGIAGAAEEPVSPPWMSVRSRVHEYGGGAWAAADGVVVAVDFSTQRLWRLDGDDPVALTPEVPGSSGAALRWGAPEVDVRRGCCIVVREDHRGPGEPVNSLVRVPLEVAASGPDDGVVLVAGRERSLPRPDSDDAGDPARPDFVADPVLSPDGSRLAWVQWSHPHMPWEAGEVWVAELDAAGDLVRPRAVLGGTGRAASSPTWVDGTHLAAYAEIGPVARPWLVDVTDDDAEPVALAPQDPAGPEHGVPAWQLRMRTLVRLDDGRLAGVHTVEGRTGLVLLDPDGADPVPLAADALLRPTGLGAHPEGVICHGSVPGLGSGTFVVPLDGSDPRPIHVATPAPDPAYAAPPEAITWTGHGGDTAHGFLHRPTHPDVVGPASELPPLVVMAHGGPTSATVAVARGVTAFFTSRGIAVLDVDYAGSTGYGRAYRERLAGTWGEADIVDVVTGARHLADTGVVDPDRMAVRGGSAGGFVVLAALAFHDVFSAGVSLYGVSDLSLLAQETHKFESRYPDGLVGPWPAAKETYDARSPLFHPEGITASLLLLQGLDDEVVPPNQSSLLAEAVREGGGDVELVEFAREGHGFRDPAAVERAWQLELDFYGRRWGFSPA, encoded by the coding sequence ATGACGACCATCCCGTACGGCGCCTGGCCCTCCCCGATCTCCGCCGCGTCGCTCGCCTCTGGCTCCTCCACGGCCTCCGACCCGCGCGTGGTGGACGGTGACCTCCTCTGGCAGGAGAGTCGCGACGGCGGTCGTGTCGTCCTGGTGCGCAGGTCGCTGGGCATCGCCGGCGCCGCCGAGGAGCCGGTCTCGCCGCCGTGGATGTCGGTGCGGTCGAGGGTGCACGAGTACGGCGGTGGCGCCTGGGCTGCCGCGGACGGGGTCGTCGTGGCGGTCGACTTCTCCACCCAGCGGCTCTGGCGCCTCGACGGCGACGACCCCGTGGCATTGACGCCCGAGGTGCCCGGGTCGTCCGGCGCGGCGCTGCGCTGGGGTGCGCCGGAGGTCGACGTACGCCGTGGCTGCTGCATCGTCGTGCGCGAGGACCACCGGGGGCCGGGCGAGCCGGTCAACAGCCTCGTCCGGGTCCCGCTGGAGGTGGCGGCGTCCGGGCCGGACGACGGTGTCGTGCTCGTGGCCGGCAGGGAGCGCTCGCTGCCCCGTCCCGACAGCGACGACGCCGGGGATCCCGCACGTCCTGACTTCGTCGCCGACCCCGTGCTCAGCCCCGACGGCAGCCGTCTGGCCTGGGTGCAGTGGTCGCACCCGCACATGCCGTGGGAGGCGGGCGAGGTCTGGGTCGCTGAGCTCGACGCCGCCGGCGACCTCGTCAGGCCGCGGGCGGTGCTCGGCGGGACCGGGCGTGCCGCCTCGTCCCCGACCTGGGTCGACGGGACCCACCTCGCCGCGTACGCCGAGATCGGCCCCGTCGCCCGACCCTGGCTGGTCGACGTCACCGATGACGACGCCGAGCCGGTCGCCCTGGCTCCGCAGGATCCCGCGGGACCCGAGCACGGCGTCCCGGCCTGGCAGCTGCGCATGCGGACGCTCGTCCGGCTCGACGACGGCCGTCTCGCGGGCGTGCACACCGTCGAGGGGCGTACGGGCCTGGTGCTCCTCGACCCGGACGGCGCCGACCCCGTGCCGCTCGCGGCCGACGCGCTGCTGCGACCCACCGGTCTCGGTGCCCATCCCGAGGGAGTGATCTGCCACGGGTCGGTGCCCGGGCTCGGGTCCGGCACGTTCGTCGTCCCCCTCGACGGCAGCGACCCCCGCCCGATCCACGTCGCGACCCCGGCGCCGGATCCCGCGTACGCGGCCCCGCCCGAGGCCATCACCTGGACCGGTCACGGCGGCGACACCGCCCACGGCTTCCTGCACCGCCCGACCCACCCCGACGTCGTGGGACCCGCGAGTGAGCTGCCGCCGCTGGTCGTGATGGCGCACGGCGGACCGACCAGCGCGACGGTCGCCGTCGCCCGGGGCGTGACCGCCTTCTTCACCTCTCGTGGCATCGCGGTGCTCGACGTCGACTACGCCGGGTCGACGGGCTACGGCCGTGCCTACCGTGAGCGTCTGGCGGGCACCTGGGGCGAGGCCGACATCGTCGACGTCGTAACCGGGGCCCGGCACCTCGCCGACACCGGCGTCGTCGACCCCGACCGGATGGCGGTGCGCGGTGGCTCCGCGGGCGGCTTCGTCGTGCTGGCGGCGCTGGCCTTCCATGACGTCTTCAGCGCGGGGGTGAGTTTGTACGGCGTCTCCGACCTCTCACTCCTCGCGCAGGAGACGCACAAGTTCGAGTCCCGCTACCCCGACGGGCTGGTCGGGCCGTGGCCGGCGGCGAAGGAGACGTACGACGCCCGCTCGCCGCTGTTCCACCCCGAGGGCATCACCGCCTCGCTGCTCCTGCTGCAGGGACTCGACGACGAGGTCGTGCCGCCCAACCAGTCCTCGCTGCTCGCCGAGGCCGTCCGCGAGGGCGGTGGCGACGTCGAGCTCGTCGAGTTCGCCAGAGAGGGGCACGGGTTCCGCGACCCGGCGGCGGTCGAGCGGGCGTGGCAGCTGGAGCTGGACTTCTACGGGCGCCGGTGGGGGTTCAGCCCCGCCTGA
- a CDS encoding dienelactone hydrolase family protein codes for MTTAPTGTLDAWTRSSFSADGKTHGVYRRGSGPGVIVIHEIPGMTPEVIGFGETVVDAGFTVVMPQLFGDPGAPASPKTYAKSFAQVCVSSEFTKLATGVTTPIAGWLRALARDLHGELGGPGVGALGMCFTGGFALAMMVDDAVAAPVLAQPSTPFPVGKKRAADLNLSPDDLERVKQRAAAGCPVLGLQYSGDPSTGSRFATLRRELGENFRAVEFEGKKHSTLTEHRQQRGVDEVLAFLKERLTTTG; via the coding sequence ATGACGACGGCACCGACCGGGACCCTCGACGCCTGGACCAGGAGCTCCTTCTCCGCCGACGGGAAGACCCACGGCGTCTACCGCCGGGGTTCGGGCCCGGGCGTGATCGTGATCCACGAGATCCCCGGCATGACGCCCGAGGTGATCGGGTTCGGCGAGACGGTCGTCGACGCAGGTTTCACCGTGGTCATGCCCCAGCTCTTCGGAGACCCCGGGGCGCCGGCGTCACCGAAGACGTACGCGAAGTCCTTCGCCCAGGTCTGCGTGAGCTCGGAGTTCACCAAGCTCGCCACCGGCGTCACCACGCCGATCGCGGGCTGGCTGCGGGCACTGGCCCGTGACCTGCACGGCGAACTCGGCGGACCGGGGGTCGGGGCGCTCGGCATGTGCTTCACAGGAGGCTTCGCCCTCGCGATGATGGTCGACGACGCGGTCGCCGCGCCGGTGCTGGCGCAGCCGTCGACGCCGTTCCCGGTCGGGAAGAAACGCGCGGCCGACCTGAACCTGTCGCCGGACGACCTGGAGCGGGTCAAGCAGCGTGCGGCCGCCGGCTGCCCGGTGCTGGGACTGCAGTACTCCGGCGATCCGTCCACCGGATCACGCTTCGCGACACTGCGTCGCGAGCTCGGCGAGAACTTCCGTGCGGTCGAGTTCGAGGGCAAGAAGCACTCCACGCTCACCGAGCACCGTCAGCAGCGAGGCGTCGACGAGGTGCTGGCGTTCCTGAAGGAGCGGTTGACCACGACGGGTTGA
- a CDS encoding fatty acid desaturase has translation MWALTGWTAWFWIGPVVILGIVPAIDLVVGLDRSNPPDDVIESLENDKYYRWVTYAYLPIQYVGFIGAFALIGLNDSLPWYAKLGIAVSIGCVGGIGINTAHELGHKKESHERWLAKIALAQVAYGHFYIEHNRGHHVRVATPEDPASSRLGETFYAFWPRTVSGSLTSAWSIEKKRYARKDTHPFHLGNDVLNAWLMTAVLWGGIIAAFGWITIPFLLVQAVVGFSLLEVVNYMEHYGMLRQKVGPEGRRRYERCDPSHSWNSNNIATNVLLYHLQRHSDHHANPTRRYQALRDFEESPVLPTGYAGMILLALFPPLWRRVMDRRVLDHFEGDVTRANIQPSKRERILAKYGTHATDGSVPAGSRDLGPEAEQLTGAAEQSAADIEVLAARCPNCAYVYEVAAGEEREGFPAGTAWNDIPEDWFCPDCGVRDKVDFTPVDPETHRPVGQSVRSEAERAASAETIDAQREQLKEQQAGQQKEGAR, from the coding sequence ATGTGGGCCCTCACCGGCTGGACGGCCTGGTTCTGGATCGGCCCCGTCGTCATCCTCGGCATCGTCCCGGCCATCGACCTCGTCGTCGGCCTCGACCGGTCGAACCCGCCCGACGACGTCATCGAGTCGCTCGAGAACGACAAGTACTACCGCTGGGTGACCTACGCCTACCTTCCGATCCAATACGTCGGCTTCATCGGCGCCTTCGCGCTGATCGGTCTCAACGACTCGCTGCCCTGGTACGCCAAGCTCGGCATCGCGGTCTCGATCGGCTGCGTCGGTGGCATCGGCATCAACACCGCGCACGAGCTCGGGCACAAGAAGGAGAGCCACGAGCGCTGGCTCGCGAAGATCGCGCTGGCGCAGGTCGCGTACGGCCACTTCTACATCGAGCACAACCGCGGCCACCACGTACGCGTCGCCACCCCCGAGGACCCCGCCTCCTCGCGCCTGGGTGAGACCTTCTACGCCTTCTGGCCCCGCACCGTGTCGGGCTCGTTGACCAGCGCCTGGAGCATCGAGAAGAAGCGGTACGCCCGCAAGGACACCCACCCCTTCCACCTCGGCAACGACGTGCTGAACGCGTGGCTGATGACGGCCGTGCTGTGGGGCGGCATCATCGCGGCCTTCGGCTGGATCACGATCCCGTTCCTGCTGGTGCAGGCGGTCGTCGGCTTCAGCCTGCTCGAGGTCGTGAACTACATGGAGCACTACGGCATGCTGCGGCAGAAGGTCGGCCCCGAGGGCCGCCGCCGCTACGAGCGCTGCGACCCCAGCCACTCCTGGAACTCCAACAACATCGCGACCAACGTGCTGCTCTACCACCTGCAGCGCCACTCCGACCACCACGCGAACCCCACGCGCCGCTACCAGGCGCTGCGGGACTTCGAGGAGTCCCCGGTGCTGCCCACGGGGTACGCCGGCATGATCCTGCTGGCGCTGTTCCCGCCGCTGTGGCGTCGGGTGATGGACCGACGGGTGCTGGACCACTTCGAGGGCGACGTCACCCGCGCCAACATCCAGCCGAGCAAGCGTGAGCGCATCCTCGCGAAGTACGGCACCCACGCCACCGACGGCAGCGTCCCGGCCGGCAGCCGGGACCTCGGCCCCGAGGCCGAGCAGCTCACCGGTGCGGCCGAGCAGTCCGCCGCCGACATCGAGGTGCTCGCCGCCCGCTGCCCCAACTGCGCGTACGTCTACGAGGTCGCTGCCGGGGAGGAGCGCGAGGGCTTCCCCGCCGGCACGGCGTGGAACGACATCCCCGAGGACTGGTTCTGCCCGGACTGCGGTGTCCGCGACAAGGTCGACTTCACCCCCGTGGACCCCGAGACGCACCGCCCGGTCGGTCAGAGCGTGCGCAGCGAGGCCGAGCGCGCCGCGTCCGCGGAGACGATCGACGCGCAGCGCGAGCAGCTCAAGGAGCAGCAGGCCGGTCAGCAGAAGGAGGGCGCGCGATGA
- a CDS encoding ferredoxin translates to MKIEVDRDVCQGLGMCESMAHEVFEVDDDGMLIIHEESPPEAKREEVAAAVESCPVQALRLQG, encoded by the coding sequence ATGAAGATCGAGGTCGATCGTGACGTGTGCCAGGGACTGGGCATGTGCGAGTCGATGGCCCACGAGGTCTTCGAGGTGGACGACGACGGCATGCTGATCATTCACGAGGAGAGCCCGCCGGAGGCCAAGCGCGAGGAGGTCGCCGCCGCCGTGGAGTCCTGTCCGGTGCAGGCACTGCGTCTGCAGGGATGA
- a CDS encoding fasciclin domain-containing protein, translating into MRETTMRAVTKTTSAIAVLSALALTAACGGDDSAAGGAGAEPSASGSADAAAELVGAGCADYAKAVPDGPGSFEGMAAEPVAAAAASNVLLTTLTAAVSGQLNPQVNLVDTLNQDEFTVFAPVDDAFSALPPRTVNQLAKPRQSTRLTNILTYHVLPGRTSPSDIEGEQETVNGAPLTVSSVDDTLVVNEGTDSEATVICGGVQTANATVYLIDAVLMPSAAPSSESDSE; encoded by the coding sequence ATGCGCGAGACCACCATGCGCGCCGTCACGAAGACGACGTCCGCGATCGCCGTGCTGTCGGCGTTGGCACTGACCGCCGCCTGCGGCGGCGACGACAGCGCCGCGGGCGGGGCCGGTGCCGAGCCCAGCGCGTCCGGCAGCGCCGACGCGGCGGCCGAGCTCGTCGGGGCCGGCTGCGCCGACTACGCCAAGGCCGTGCCGGACGGCCCTGGGTCCTTCGAGGGCATGGCCGCCGAGCCCGTCGCCGCAGCCGCGGCCAGCAACGTGCTGCTCACCACCCTGACCGCAGCGGTGTCTGGTCAGCTGAACCCGCAGGTCAACCTGGTGGACACCTTGAACCAGGACGAGTTCACCGTCTTCGCGCCGGTCGACGACGCTTTCAGCGCGCTGCCGCCCCGCACGGTGAACCAGCTCGCGAAGCCGCGGCAGTCCACGCGCCTGACCAACATCCTGACCTACCACGTGCTGCCCGGCCGGACCTCGCCCTCGGACATCGAGGGCGAGCAGGAGACCGTGAACGGCGCTCCGCTCACGGTCTCGAGCGTCGACGACACCCTGGTGGTCAACGAGGGAACGGACAGCGAGGCAACGGTGATCTGCGGAGGGGTGCAGACGGCCAACGCCACGGTGTACCTCATCGACGCGGTGCTGATGCCCTCGGCGGCGCCGTCGTCCGAGTCCGACTCCGAGTGA